ATCTATTATAGACAGTTATACAAGACTGCTGAACCCTGCTATACAGACGGAGGTGCGTGTTGTCTTAAAAAAGCGGTCAGATGAGGAGGCGATCAGGGTATTTGAGGAGAACCTGAAGAACCTTCTTCTGGCGCCTCCGGCCGGTGCAATAACAGTGATTGGTGTTGACCCGGGAATGAGGACAGGCTGTAAAGTGGCTGTTATAGATGAGACAGGTAAAATGCTTGAGAACACTACTATTTATCCGACTGAGCCGAGGAATGATATCGCAGGGGCTGCAAAGACCTTGACAGCACTGATTCAGAAGTACCGCATCAGAGGGATTGCTATCGGCAATGGGACAGGCTCCAGAGAGACTGAGGGCTTTGTCAGGGATATGTTAAAAGAGCAAAAGTTTGAAGGGATATTCTGTGCTGTGGTCAGTGAGGCAGGGGCATCTGTATATTCAGCCTCTGACATAGCAAGGGATGAGTTCCCTGACCTTGACCTAACAGTCAGGGGCGCCATTTCAATTGCAAGAAGACTGCAGGACCCCCTTGCAGAACTGGTAAAGATAGATCCTAAGGCGATTGGTGTCGGACAGTATCAGCATGACGTTGACCAGAAAAAACTGAAGCAAGGGCTTGACAGCACTGTAGAGTCCTCTGTAAATAAAGTTGGCGTGGATCTGAATACAGCCTCGTATGCACTTCTCAGGTATGTGGCAGGGATAAATGAATCAGTTGCGAAGAGGGTGGTCAAGTACCGCGAAGAAAACGGTTCATTCCGTTCAAGGCAATCACTTATGAATGTCTCAGGTTTTGGTGAGAAGACATTTCAGCAGTCAGCCGGATTTCTCAGGGTAAAGGGGAGTGATAATCCGCTTGACGGGACAGCAGTGCATCCTGAATCGTATCCTGTTGTGGAAAAGATGGCATCAACACTTGGCTTAAAGGTTGCTGAGCTGCTGGAAAATGTTAAGGTTGTTCAGTCTCTTGATATAAAACAGTTTACGGATGATAAGGCCGGGGAATATACTTTAAACGATATCCGGGAAGAGCTGTTAAAACCCGGAAGGGACCCGCGTGAGAAGTTTACTACGGTAACATTCAGGGATGATGTTAAGGAGATAACTGATTTGCAGGAGGGGATGGTACTGGAAGGGACGGTGACTAACGTAACCAATTTTGGTGCATTCGTTGACATTGGAGTCCATCAGGACGGCCTTATCCACATATCAGAGCTTTCCAACAAATTCATCAAAGATCCGAAAGACGCAGTGAGGGTTGGAGAGATTGTTAAGGTTAAGGTCATTACAGTTGATGTGCCGTTAAAGCGAATTGCCCTTTCAAGGAAGGCACTGCTTCCACAGTCCGGCACGGAGCCTCGAAAGACTGACAGAAAAGAGATAACCCAAAAGACAGAAAGCCCTAAGAGTATGACAAATCAGCTTGAGGCTTTGAAGGCAAGGTTTGGAAAGAAATTTTAAAGCACAAATATTATTAATATTTTTCCTAATCGGGTTCATTGCATTTTCAGATGCGTCTGCTAAATCCCGGCGGCATGAGACATCTCCACCTTCTTTTAAAGGGACTACAGTACTTGAAGATAGAAATTACTTTGATGTGCTGTTGAATCATATTAATAATTCAAAACATGAAATCATTGTCAGCATGTATGTGTTTAAAACTTCGGGTAAAAGTTCAAATTATGCAGACAGGATTAAAGTAGCCCTGATAAAGGCTTCTCAAAGGGGTGTTGATGTGAGGGTGTTGTTAGAACTTGAGGATGAGATGGGTTCATCACTTAATGCTGGTAATGAGCAGACTGCAAGGGAATTGGACAGAGGCGGTGTTAAGGTCTTTTTTGACTCACCATCAAAACGCACCCACGTAAAGGCTGTTGTGATTGACGGAAGGTTTACGTTCATAGGCAGTCACAACCTTACATCGAGTGCCCTTCAGTACAATAATGAACTCTCTCTGATGATTGAGTCAGAAGAGGTGGCGGGGGAGACGGGAAGGTATATAGAGGGGATCATAGCAAGAAGCAAGAAGTAAGAAGCAAGAGGCAAGAAGCAAGAGGCAAGAAGTTAGAAGTAAGAAGGCAGAGGCAAGAAGCAAGAAAAACAGTGAGTAATGGATAGGCGGGACATTCCTGTCCCGCATTTTTGACAGAAACACCTTGACATCTATAAGGAAATTAGGGTAGTTTAGGGACGTTTCAACCACTCAACTAATATAAGGAGGGATTGATGAGAAAGATTACATTATCTTCAATAATTGCTGTGTTATTTGTTGTAATGACAATGTCGGTTGGTTATGCAGGAAGTAAGATTGACCTTCAATCTACTTTGCTCGAGCCTAAGTTTAAAGATATGAGTAAAGAGCTGGGACTATTAATTAGTTATGCCCCGCTTTCACCTGCGGAACCGCTTGGTATACTTGGTTTCGATGCAGGTGTTGAGGTTACAGCAGCAAAGATAGATTCTTCTAACTGGAAGGGTGTAATTAATAATCCGCCTGACTATCTGATTCTGCCTAAACTGCATGTGCAAAAGGGACTGCCGCTTGGGATAGATGTTGGATTAGAATATGCTACTGTACCGAACTCAAATATCTCTCTCTACGGCGGTGAGCTGAAATGGGCTGTGTTAAGAGGGACAATAGTATCACCTGCTGTTGCAATAAGGGGAAGTTATACAGCATTGTCCGGTGTGAAAGAACTTGATGCATCAACTTATGGACTTGATGCATCAATCAGTAAAGGAT
This portion of the Nitrospirota bacterium genome encodes:
- a CDS encoding RNA-binding transcriptional accessory protein; its protein translation is MEFHENKVILKKIAEEISVSERQIAETLILLKDGGTVPFIARYRKEVTGNLDEVQIRGIEEKRGYYSELLERKVVILKTIEELGKLSPELKVRIDGCFEKNELEDLYLPYKPKRRTKATIAIDKGLEPLAKYMFEQVQADKSIEALAVEFVSEEKGVASAGDAVDGALHIIAEWVSENADFRKVLRETMMRDGVVVSRVVKGKETEKTKFEMYYDFREPAAIIPSHRMLAIRRGWEDGVLTFSIDIEEEKGLAYLKDRIIKDAGSVFAPYLERSIIDSYTRLLNPAIQTEVRVVLKKRSDEEAIRVFEENLKNLLLAPPAGAITVIGVDPGMRTGCKVAVIDETGKMLENTTIYPTEPRNDIAGAAKTLTALIQKYRIRGIAIGNGTGSRETEGFVRDMLKEQKFEGIFCAVVSEAGASVYSASDIARDEFPDLDLTVRGAISIARRLQDPLAELVKIDPKAIGVGQYQHDVDQKKLKQGLDSTVESSVNKVGVDLNTASYALLRYVAGINESVAKRVVKYREENGSFRSRQSLMNVSGFGEKTFQQSAGFLRVKGSDNPLDGTAVHPESYPVVEKMASTLGLKVAELLENVKVVQSLDIKQFTDDKAGEYTLNDIREELLKPGRDPREKFTTVTFRDDVKEITDLQEGMVLEGTVTNVTNFGAFVDIGVHQDGLIHISELSNKFIKDPKDAVRVGEIVKVKVITVDVPLKRIALSRKALLPQSGTEPRKTDRKEITQKTESPKSMTNQLEALKARFGKKF
- a CDS encoding phospholipase encodes the protein MERNFKAQILLIFFLIGFIAFSDASAKSRRHETSPPSFKGTTVLEDRNYFDVLLNHINNSKHEIIVSMYVFKTSGKSSNYADRIKVALIKASQRGVDVRVLLELEDEMGSSLNAGNEQTARELDRGGVKVFFDSPSKRTHVKAVVIDGRFTFIGSHNLTSSALQYNNELSLMIESEEVAGETGRYIEGIIARSKK